A stretch of Halomonas elongata DSM 2581 DNA encodes these proteins:
- a CDS encoding TRAP transporter small permease produces the protein MLPHLSRLPDLTRRAALTLAGSLLLIDLLAMLYGVFMRYLAGGAPIWTDELARYLIIGAVMLAAGAVWVEGGHMRVALIERLLPRPLCRLLNLYQWLLTLTLAVAGAIFSYRYAQSVSMFTSQGLGISRTIPVMALPTGFALLAWQALWHGPAPLPTLEEPSS, from the coding sequence ATGCTCCCGCACCTATCCCGACTGCCGGACCTGACCCGGCGGGCCGCCCTGACGCTGGCCGGCAGCCTGCTGCTCATCGACCTTCTGGCGATGCTGTATGGCGTCTTCATGCGCTATCTGGCCGGCGGCGCCCCGATCTGGACCGATGAACTGGCCCGTTACCTGATCATCGGTGCCGTCATGCTGGCGGCCGGCGCCGTCTGGGTCGAGGGTGGCCACATGCGCGTGGCACTCATCGAGAGACTGCTGCCACGCCCCCTGTGTCGACTCCTCAACCTCTATCAATGGCTGCTGACCCTGACGCTGGCCGTGGCCGGCGCGATCTTCAGCTATCGCTATGCGCAATCGGTGTCGATGTTCACCAGCCAGGGGCTCGGCATCAGCCGCACCATCCCGGTGATGGCCCTGCCGACCGGCTTCGCCCTGCTGGCCTGGCAGGCCCTGTGGCATGGCCCGGCACCGCTGCCGACGCTGGAGGAGCCGTCATCATGA
- a CDS encoding TRAP transporter large permease, whose translation MTLTMFAVFLAHVLLGLPLFIALLTTAAVGFLFVDPAMIPRMMPQQFFGGINAFSLMAIPLFILAGNLMNTSRLTDRLMTLARLLVGHLRGGMGHVNVVSSVFFAGVNGSAVADTSALGSLLVPPMRKEGYSTAFAAGLTAGSSLIGPIIPPSIFMILYASLTNTSVGDLFLAGVIPGLLLGAAFMAMNAWYARRRGLEKRGSWPGGAELGRATLGALPALIAPFIIVAGIVMGLVTPTESGALTALYVALYGLAMGNLGPRDFWRAIVETTRLTGAIFIIMAASATVSWLLSYAQVPSQFVELLTPYIEQPVLILLLLSAITFVTGMFMEEVSALMLLTPIFAPVAMMAGIDPVHLGIIITLNITIALITPPMGACVFVAAAVSRLEITALFRTIWPFVVTALLVLAALILFPPLTLWLPTILG comes from the coding sequence ATGACCTTGACCATGTTCGCGGTCTTCCTGGCGCACGTCCTGCTCGGCCTGCCCCTGTTCATCGCGCTGCTGACCACCGCCGCGGTCGGCTTTCTGTTCGTCGACCCGGCGATGATCCCGCGCATGATGCCCCAGCAGTTCTTCGGCGGCATCAACGCCTTCTCGCTGATGGCCATTCCGCTGTTCATTCTCGCCGGCAACTTGATGAACACCAGCCGCCTCACTGATCGGCTGATGACCCTGGCCCGGCTGCTGGTCGGCCACCTGCGCGGCGGCATGGGCCACGTCAACGTGGTCTCCAGCGTGTTCTTCGCCGGCGTCAACGGCTCGGCGGTGGCCGATACCTCGGCGCTGGGGTCGCTGCTGGTGCCTCCCATGCGCAAGGAGGGCTATTCCACCGCCTTCGCCGCCGGCCTCACCGCAGGCAGTTCATTGATCGGCCCGATCATTCCTCCCAGCATCTTCATGATCCTCTACGCCTCGCTGACCAACACCTCGGTCGGCGATCTCTTCCTGGCCGGTGTGATCCCCGGCCTGCTGCTGGGCGCCGCTTTCATGGCCATGAATGCCTGGTACGCCCGACGCCGCGGGCTCGAGAAGCGAGGCAGCTGGCCCGGCGGCGCCGAGCTGGGACGTGCCACCCTGGGCGCCCTGCCGGCCCTGATCGCGCCTTTCATCATCGTCGCCGGCATCGTCATGGGCCTGGTCACGCCCACCGAATCCGGCGCGCTCACCGCACTCTACGTGGCACTCTACGGCCTGGCGATGGGCAATCTCGGGCCACGCGACTTCTGGCGCGCCATCGTCGAGACCACGCGTCTGACCGGTGCCATCTTCATCATCATGGCCGCCTCGGCCACGGTCAGCTGGCTGCTCTCCTACGCCCAGGTGCCGAGCCAGTTCGTCGAGCTGCTGACGCCCTACATCGAACAGCCCGTGCTGATCCTGCTGCTGCTAAGCGCCATCACCTTCGTCACCGGCATGTTCATGGAAGAGGTCTCGGCCCTGATGCTGCTCACGCCCATCTTCGCGCCGGTGGCGATGATGGCGGGCATCGACCCCGTTCACCTGGGCATCATCATCACTCTCAACATCACCATCGCCCTGATCACGCCCCCCATGGGAGCCTGCGTGTTCGTGGCAGCGGCGGTCAGCCGGCTGGAGATCACCGCCCTGTTCCGCACCATCTGGCCCTTCGTGGTCACCGCCCTGCTGGTGCTGGCAGCCCTGATCCTGTTCCCCCCACTCACCCTGTGGCTCCCGACGATCCTTGGATGA
- a CDS encoding M15 family metallopeptidase, whose translation MTRPEHDASLADTPIPHRAEPDWAAVGRLPIDGSNEPLVPMSLAPPPIKVFPAYARMGIPGAVDECYVREGVYRRLLAVARSLPEGLSLLVLDGWRPWRVQQYLFETLQATIQANHPEFDDQQLLVRTREFVAQPSTDPSSPSPHLTGGAVDVTLCDADGLPLDMGTLFDEAVPASHADALEGDPGRDDARRQARDNRRLLYHAMHAEGFTNLPSEWWHFDLGDQLWAHYEGHASARYGPAELDTIENRWRRQL comes from the coding sequence ATGACCCGACCCGAGCACGACGCCTCCCTCGCCGACACGCCGATTCCCCATCGGGCCGAACCCGATTGGGCGGCGGTCGGCCGGCTGCCGATCGACGGCAGCAATGAACCCCTGGTGCCGATGAGCCTGGCACCGCCACCGATCAAGGTCTTCCCGGCCTACGCGCGTATGGGCATCCCCGGCGCGGTCGACGAATGCTATGTTCGCGAGGGCGTCTATCGGCGCCTGCTGGCGGTGGCTCGCTCCCTGCCCGAGGGCTTGAGCCTGCTGGTGCTGGATGGCTGGCGGCCCTGGCGGGTCCAGCAGTACCTGTTCGAGACCCTGCAGGCCACCATCCAGGCCAATCATCCCGAGTTCGACGACCAGCAGTTGCTGGTGCGTACCCGCGAGTTCGTCGCTCAGCCCAGCACCGACCCGTCGTCTCCCAGCCCGCATCTGACCGGAGGCGCCGTGGACGTGACCCTGTGCGATGCCGACGGCCTGCCGCTGGACATGGGCACGCTGTTCGACGAGGCCGTCCCCGCCTCCCATGCCGATGCGCTGGAGGGAGATCCAGGGCGGGACGATGCCAGGCGCCAAGCCCGGGACAACCGCCGCCTGCTCTATCACGCCATGCACGCCGAGGGCTTTACCAACCTGCCCAGCGAATGGTGGCATTTCGATCTCGGCGACCAGCTATGGGCCCACTACGAGGGGCACGCCAGCGCGCGTTACGGCCCGGCGGAACTGGATACCATCGAGAATCGCTGGCGACGTCAGCTCTGA
- a CDS encoding type 1 periplasmic-binding domain-containing protein has protein sequence MMRFATLGPDDSNHALILRRYLAERGLEHASITLVDDFPSAFESLVARRLDYVLQVTAHPAHADCVGRYMHRAFPVDSFIAASRPLAIVARRDRPHPRSLALQPATRHYTDLADWPEQREMPTIVAVAEAVLDGEVDAGLMAEEMIEQHADRLRLIRPLGAALDTWVLFGHRPLDRGPMLWPEAPITERFRDACRAPSPGR, from the coding sequence ATGATGCGATTCGCCACCCTCGGCCCCGACGACAGCAATCACGCCCTGATCTTGCGCCGCTACCTCGCGGAACGCGGCCTGGAGCACGCATCGATCACGCTGGTCGACGACTTCCCCTCGGCTTTTGAATCCCTGGTGGCCCGGCGGCTCGACTATGTGCTGCAGGTCACGGCCCACCCTGCTCACGCCGACTGCGTGGGCCGCTACATGCACCGTGCCTTTCCGGTCGACAGCTTCATCGCCGCCAGTCGACCGCTGGCCATCGTGGCACGCCGGGATCGCCCCCACCCGCGTTCGCTGGCATTACAGCCTGCGACTCGACACTACACCGACCTCGCCGACTGGCCGGAACAGCGCGAGATGCCGACCATCGTGGCCGTGGCCGAGGCGGTTCTCGACGGCGAGGTGGATGCCGGTCTCATGGCCGAGGAAATGATCGAGCAGCATGCCGACAGACTGCGCCTGATCAGGCCGCTGGGTGCCGCCCTGGACACCTGGGTGCTGTTCGGCCACCGCCCGCTCGACCGAGGCCCCATGCTATGGCCCGAGGCCCCGATCACCGAGCGTTTTCGCGACGCCTGCCGAGCGCCTAGCCCAGGAAGATGA
- a CDS encoding TRAP transporter permease, producing the protein MSSTSSSSHAAEAAASGSPGVRLPWVGLGALSVVFHLGLIFYGLTPALVSRPLHMALILPWVLVFAARTPWQRWSGWALTLLGVAACVWIAVNEQALSGQYGFIDTPLQMVIGGFLIVLALETARRAIGWPLPLVAAVALLYAFFGQYVPGEFGHPGLPAASLVGSLTIAEGGLWGKLTGVSVGVVAIFVIFGAVLNAGEAGKGFMNLAGLVAGRLTGGGAKVSVVSSALMGSISGSASANVASTGAITIPSMTRLGYPRALAAAVEAVASSGGQIMPPLMGAGAFVMVELTGTPYTDIMAAAMLPALLYFATVWMGINAYATRHDLRPVADEDRPALREVWMTGLFFAVPFAVLLERIFHAGNTPQYAASLAIFVGAALLWLDSRLVPSWRGLFTRLAEAMVLAGRQVATIGAIIICASLVIGVLAMTGLGVKVTSAILSLSGGALWPALLLTALACLVLGMEVPTTAAYVICVSVAGPALTELGLPPLLAHLFVFWYALLSTITPPVCGGVFIAAGMAGESWIKVALRAMSLGVGLYLIPLAMVARPGIIHLADAPWRALAETGLVGVGLLAISYGLIARRSSVWRLVLVGAGLAVIFLG; encoded by the coding sequence ATGTCTTCCACTTCTTCATCATCTCATGCCGCCGAGGCGGCAGCGTCCGGTAGTCCCGGTGTCCGCCTTCCCTGGGTCGGGCTGGGTGCGCTCTCGGTCGTCTTCCACCTCGGCCTGATCTTCTACGGGCTGACTCCGGCACTGGTGAGTCGTCCGCTGCACATGGCTCTGATCCTGCCCTGGGTGCTGGTGTTCGCCGCGCGCACGCCCTGGCAGCGCTGGAGCGGTTGGGCGCTTACCCTGCTCGGCGTGGCGGCCTGTGTCTGGATCGCCGTCAACGAGCAGGCCTTGTCCGGGCAGTACGGTTTCATCGATACGCCGTTGCAGATGGTCATCGGGGGCTTTCTGATCGTGCTGGCCCTGGAGACCGCGCGTCGGGCGATCGGCTGGCCATTGCCGCTGGTGGCGGCGGTAGCCCTGCTCTATGCCTTCTTCGGCCAGTATGTGCCGGGGGAGTTCGGGCATCCGGGGCTGCCGGCGGCCAGCCTGGTCGGTTCGCTGACCATCGCCGAGGGTGGCCTCTGGGGCAAGCTGACCGGCGTCAGCGTCGGGGTGGTGGCTATCTTCGTGATCTTCGGGGCGGTCCTCAATGCCGGCGAGGCCGGCAAGGGCTTCATGAACCTGGCGGGCCTGGTCGCCGGCCGCTTGACCGGTGGCGGGGCCAAGGTCTCGGTGGTGTCCTCGGCGTTGATGGGTTCCATCTCGGGGTCGGCGTCGGCCAATGTGGCCTCCACCGGGGCGATCACCATCCCTTCCATGACGCGCCTGGGCTATCCACGGGCGCTGGCTGCCGCCGTCGAGGCGGTGGCGTCCTCGGGTGGGCAGATCATGCCGCCGTTGATGGGGGCCGGTGCCTTCGTGATGGTGGAACTCACCGGCACGCCCTATACCGACATCATGGCCGCCGCCATGCTGCCGGCGCTGCTCTATTTCGCCACGGTGTGGATGGGCATCAACGCCTATGCCACGCGCCATGACCTTCGCCCGGTGGCGGACGAGGACCGGCCCGCCTTGCGCGAGGTGTGGATGACGGGGCTGTTCTTCGCCGTGCCGTTTGCGGTGCTGCTCGAGCGGATCTTCCATGCCGGCAACACGCCCCAGTATGCCGCCAGCCTGGCGATCTTCGTCGGGGCGGCGCTGCTGTGGCTGGATTCACGCCTGGTGCCGTCATGGCGCGGCCTGTTCACGCGACTGGCCGAGGCCATGGTGCTCGCCGGGCGCCAGGTGGCGACCATCGGCGCGATCATCATCTGCGCGTCGCTGGTCATTGGGGTGCTGGCGATGACCGGGCTGGGCGTCAAGGTCACCTCGGCGATCCTCTCGCTTTCCGGGGGCGCCCTGTGGCCGGCGTTGCTGCTCACTGCCCTGGCATGCCTGGTGCTGGGCATGGAGGTGCCCACCACCGCGGCCTATGTGATCTGCGTATCGGTGGCCGGGCCGGCATTGACCGAACTGGGATTGCCGCCCTTGCTCGCCCACCTGTTCGTGTTCTGGTATGCCCTGCTCTCGACCATCACGCCGCCGGTCTGCGGCGGTGTCTTCATCGCTGCCGGCATGGCCGGCGAAAGCTGGATCAAGGTCGCCCTGCGCGCGATGTCGCTGGGGGTCGGGCTGTACCTGATTCCGCTGGCGATGGTCGCAAGGCCCGGCATCATCCATCTGGCGGATGCGCCCTGGCGAGCGCTGGCCGAGACCGGCCTGGTCGGAGTGGGGCTGCTGGCGATCTCCTATGGGCTGATCGCGCGCCGCTCGTCCGTCTGGCGCCTCGTGCTGGTGGGCGCCGGCCTGGCGGTCATCTTCCTGGGCTAG
- a CDS encoding TAXI family TRAP transporter solute-binding subunit — protein MRHFPRFLAALAALWLGAASLTASADTRITYKSASAGTAYYQMGVELSEAIKAGTDGAMTLTLEESQGSVQNVMEVMARQGNYVFTTPPSLAAKAVAGEGPFAERRHPRFQEIRGLFPIPSLTMHLVVAGEQDTLRLEELAGKHLLIGQGSFGAREAARYLELFGLTDEVEVDDADVGSAPDALKNGQIDAFATAGSFPAPNVIETAASMPVGLVSMTEEQIAETGATPQKIPAGTYAGIDEPVMTTSLPVAAYTTTGMDDDTAYTLTKTFWERREAMAESSPWWRSVSPSMLANMRGELHPGARRYYEEAGIEVP, from the coding sequence ATGCGTCATTTCCCGCGGTTTCTCGCGGCGCTCGCCGCCCTCTGGCTGGGCGCCGCCTCTCTGACGGCGTCGGCCGACACGCGCATCACCTACAAGTCTGCCTCCGCCGGCACGGCCTACTATCAGATGGGAGTGGAACTGTCCGAGGCCATCAAGGCCGGCACCGACGGTGCCATGACCCTGACCCTGGAGGAGAGCCAGGGATCGGTCCAGAACGTCATGGAGGTGATGGCTCGCCAGGGCAACTATGTGTTCACCACGCCGCCCTCGCTGGCGGCCAAGGCGGTGGCCGGCGAGGGGCCCTTTGCCGAGCGTCGGCATCCACGCTTCCAGGAGATCCGCGGGCTCTTCCCGATCCCCTCGCTGACCATGCACCTGGTGGTGGCCGGGGAACAGGACACTCTGCGTCTGGAGGAACTGGCGGGTAAGCACCTGCTGATCGGTCAGGGGTCCTTCGGGGCCCGTGAGGCCGCGCGCTATCTCGAGCTGTTCGGTCTCACCGATGAGGTCGAGGTCGACGATGCCGATGTGGGCAGTGCACCGGACGCACTCAAGAACGGCCAGATCGATGCCTTCGCCACAGCCGGTTCCTTCCCCGCGCCCAATGTGATCGAGACCGCAGCCAGCATGCCGGTGGGGCTGGTGTCGATGACCGAGGAGCAGATCGCCGAGACCGGCGCGACGCCGCAGAAGATTCCGGCTGGCACCTACGCGGGCATCGACGAACCGGTGATGACGACATCGCTGCCGGTGGCCGCCTACACGACCACCGGTATGGACGATGACACCGCCTATACCCTGACGAAGACATTCTGGGAACGACGCGAGGCCATGGCCGAGAGCTCGCCCTGGTGGCGCAGCGTGTCGCCCTCGATGCTCGCCAACATGCGGGGTGAGTTGCATCCCGGCGCGCGGCGTTACTATGAGGAAGCCGGTATCGAGGTTCCCTGA
- a CDS encoding Gfo/Idh/MocA family protein, with translation MADLKFGLIGTGFMGKAHAIALKAAPTVFSLPAFPVCELLAEVDDEQAVRKARELGFARSTGDWKALVEDPDVDVVDICAPNFLHKEMALAAIAAGKHVYAEKPLALSAVDAQAMVEAAEAAGVKTLVGFNYIRNSATQLAREIVQSGEIGELVHFRGRHNEDYLADPTKPHDWHTRRATAGAGALGDLGSHILNMAEYLTGQRIGEVCGQLQTVIPQRALPDGGGGMEEVENDDQAQALLRFDGGLIGNLETSRVATGRKMGLAYTLTGTRGSIIFDQERMSELQLYKHTGPEGRRGFSTLLIGPEHPDYAAFSPAPGHGLGYNDQKIIEIRDLVEGIVGDRPLYPNFREAARVNRLIEAIERSHLEGNWVSVSG, from the coding sequence ATGGCAGACCTCAAGTTCGGCTTGATCGGCACCGGCTTCATGGGCAAGGCCCATGCTATCGCTCTGAAAGCGGCGCCCACCGTCTTTTCCCTGCCAGCCTTCCCGGTCTGTGAACTGCTCGCCGAGGTCGATGACGAACAGGCAGTCCGCAAGGCGCGGGAACTGGGATTCGCTCGCTCCACCGGAGACTGGAAGGCCCTGGTGGAGGATCCGGATGTGGATGTGGTGGATATCTGCGCACCCAATTTTCTGCACAAGGAGATGGCCCTGGCCGCCATTGCTGCGGGCAAGCATGTCTACGCCGAGAAGCCGCTGGCACTCTCCGCTGTCGATGCCCAGGCGATGGTCGAGGCCGCGGAGGCCGCCGGTGTGAAGACCCTGGTGGGCTTCAACTATATCCGCAATTCGGCCACCCAACTGGCCCGAGAGATCGTGCAGAGCGGTGAGATCGGTGAACTGGTTCATTTCCGGGGCCGCCACAACGAGGATTACCTGGCCGATCCGACCAAGCCCCATGACTGGCACACCCGGCGCGCCACCGCCGGGGCTGGCGCCCTGGGGGATCTGGGCTCACATATCCTCAACATGGCGGAATATCTCACCGGTCAACGCATCGGTGAGGTATGTGGCCAGCTGCAGACGGTGATCCCCCAGCGAGCGTTGCCCGACGGTGGCGGTGGTATGGAAGAGGTCGAGAACGACGACCAGGCCCAGGCGCTGTTACGTTTCGATGGTGGCCTGATCGGCAACCTGGAAACATCGCGGGTGGCTACCGGGCGCAAGATGGGATTGGCCTATACCCTCACCGGTACCAGGGGCTCGATCATCTTCGACCAGGAGCGCATGAGTGAGCTGCAGCTCTATAAACACACGGGGCCCGAAGGACGTCGTGGTTTCAGCACACTGCTGATCGGTCCTGAACACCCGGATTACGCGGCCTTCAGCCCCGCTCCAGGGCATGGTCTGGGCTACAACGACCAGAAGATCATCGAGATTCGCGACCTGGTGGAAGGCATCGTGGGCGACAGGCCCCTCTACCCGAATTTTCGGGAAGCGGCACGGGTCAATCGCCTGATCGAGGCCATCGAGCGTTCGCATCTCGAGGGCAATTGGGTATCCGTTTCCGGCTAG
- a CDS encoding CoA-acylating methylmalonate-semialdehyde dehydrogenase, whose translation MNQIHHYINGCSVDGRSERFAPVYNPATGEQSAQVALASADETRGAVRAADEAFATWSKITPLKRARILFRFKALVEEHADELARLISSEHGKVFSDAKGEVTRGLEVVEFACGIPHLQKGEHSMNVGTGVDSYSMMQPLGVCAGISPFNFPAMVPMWMFPIALACGNTFVMKPSEKDPSTPMRLAELLTEAGLPDGVFNVVNGDKESVDVLLTDERVQAVSFVGSTPIAETIYATASAHGKRVQALGGAKNHMVIMPDADLDQAVGALMGAAYGSAGERCMAISVAVPVGEETAQRLRDKLVAELDKLSVGPGLVDGPDNDMGPLVTREHLEKVKGYIQAGVDEGAELVVDGRETAIEGAGDGFFVGGSLFDHVKPGMRIHSEEIFGPVLAIARAASFDEAVSMINDHEFGNGTAIFTRDGDAARQYCEQIQVGMVGVNVPIPVPMAFHSFGGWKRSLFGPLHMHGPDGVRFYTRMKTITQRWPSGIREETNHFTMPTL comes from the coding sequence ATGAACCAGATTCACCACTACATCAATGGTTGCAGCGTCGACGGGCGCAGCGAGCGCTTCGCTCCGGTCTACAACCCCGCCACCGGCGAGCAGAGTGCCCAGGTAGCCCTCGCCTCCGCCGACGAGACTCGCGGGGCGGTACGTGCTGCCGACGAGGCCTTCGCGACCTGGTCGAAGATCACGCCGCTCAAGCGTGCGCGCATCCTGTTCCGCTTCAAGGCGCTGGTCGAGGAACATGCCGACGAGCTGGCGCGGTTGATCTCCAGCGAGCACGGCAAGGTGTTCTCCGATGCCAAGGGCGAAGTGACCCGCGGCCTGGAAGTGGTGGAGTTCGCCTGCGGCATCCCGCACCTGCAGAAAGGCGAGCATTCCATGAACGTGGGCACCGGGGTGGACAGCTACTCCATGATGCAGCCGCTGGGCGTCTGTGCCGGCATCTCGCCGTTCAACTTCCCGGCCATGGTGCCGATGTGGATGTTCCCCATCGCGCTGGCCTGCGGCAACACCTTCGTGATGAAGCCCTCCGAGAAGGATCCCTCCACGCCGATGCGTCTGGCCGAGCTGCTCACCGAGGCTGGCTTGCCCGACGGCGTGTTCAACGTGGTCAATGGTGACAAGGAGTCGGTGGACGTACTGCTCACCGACGAGCGCGTCCAGGCGGTGAGCTTCGTCGGTTCGACGCCGATCGCCGAAACCATCTACGCCACGGCATCCGCACATGGTAAGCGGGTCCAGGCCTTGGGCGGCGCCAAGAACCACATGGTGATCATGCCCGATGCCGACCTGGATCAGGCCGTCGGCGCGCTGATGGGGGCTGCCTATGGCTCCGCCGGAGAGCGTTGCATGGCGATCTCGGTGGCCGTGCCGGTGGGCGAGGAGACCGCGCAACGCCTGCGCGACAAGCTGGTCGCCGAGCTCGACAAGCTGAGTGTCGGGCCGGGTCTCGTCGATGGCCCGGACAACGACATGGGCCCGCTGGTCACCAGGGAGCACCTGGAGAAGGTCAAGGGCTATATCCAGGCCGGTGTGGATGAGGGGGCCGAACTGGTGGTCGACGGTCGCGAGACGGCGATCGAAGGGGCCGGTGATGGCTTCTTCGTGGGCGGCTCGCTTTTCGACCACGTCAAGCCTGGCATGCGCATCCACAGCGAGGAGATCTTCGGGCCGGTGCTGGCCATCGCCCGGGCGGCGAGTTTCGACGAGGCCGTGTCGATGATCAACGACCATGAGTTCGGCAATGGCACCGCCATCTTCACTCGCGACGGCGATGCTGCCCGCCAGTACTGCGAGCAGATCCAGGTGGGCATGGTAGGCGTCAACGTGCCGATCCCGGTGCCGATGGCCTTCCACAGCTTCGGCGGCTGGAAGCGCTCGTTGTTCGGTCCGCTGCACATGCACGGCCCCGATGGCGTGCGTTTCTATACGCGCATGAAGACCATCACCCAGCGCTGGCCGAGTGGCATTCGCGAGGAGACCAATCACTTCACCATGCCGACGCTCTGA
- the iolE gene encoding myo-inosose-2 dehydratase, whose amino-acid sequence MPIVRLGINPLTWTNDDLPSLGGDTPLETCLSEGREAGFSGFELGHKFPRTPDALSRVLGEHDLSLVSGWYSSRLLERSPEEEIEAVRDHLELLKACGATVMVFCEVTQCIHGDRDIPLSRRPHLGDADWQRLTEGLNVVGDYLKEQGVHLAYHHHLGTVVESQADVERLMDCTRDSVGLLLDFGHLVGANGDPLAIARRHASRIRHVHCKDMRFSVREALRNRDKSFLDGVLDGLFTVPGDGDIDFLPTLEHLRESGYRGWLVVEAEQDPEVAHPLTYARLGYNNLHALAEGAGFTIEK is encoded by the coding sequence ATGCCCATCGTACGCCTGGGGATCAATCCCCTGACCTGGACCAACGACGACCTGCCGAGCCTGGGCGGGGATACGCCGCTCGAGACCTGTCTCTCGGAGGGACGCGAGGCAGGCTTCAGCGGCTTCGAGCTGGGCCACAAGTTCCCGCGGACCCCGGACGCCCTTTCCAGGGTGCTGGGAGAGCATGATCTGTCGCTGGTTTCCGGCTGGTACTCCAGTCGGCTGCTGGAGCGTAGCCCGGAGGAGGAGATCGAGGCGGTCAGGGACCATCTCGAATTGCTCAAGGCCTGCGGCGCTACGGTCATGGTGTTCTGCGAGGTGACTCAGTGCATCCATGGCGATCGGGACATCCCGCTGTCCCGTCGGCCGCATCTCGGCGACGCCGACTGGCAGCGCCTCACCGAGGGGCTGAACGTGGTCGGTGACTATCTCAAGGAGCAGGGCGTGCATCTGGCCTATCACCATCATCTGGGCACAGTGGTGGAAAGTCAGGCCGACGTCGAGCGGTTGATGGACTGCACTCGCGACTCGGTGGGACTGCTGCTCGACTTCGGCCACCTGGTGGGTGCCAATGGTGACCCCTTGGCCATCGCCCGTCGGCACGCCTCGCGAATTCGGCACGTGCACTGCAAGGATATGCGCTTTTCGGTCCGCGAGGCACTGCGCAATCGTGACAAGAGCTTTCTGGACGGGGTGCTCGATGGTCTGTTCACCGTGCCGGGCGATGGTGACATCGACTTCCTGCCCACCCTCGAGCATCTCCGCGAGAGCGGCTACCGGGGCTGGTTGGTAGTCGAAGCCGAACAGGATCCCGAGGTGGCCCATCCGCTGACCTATGCTCGCCTGGGCTACAACAATCTGCATGCCCTGGCCGAAGGGGCCGGTTTCACCATCGAGAAATGA